In a single window of the Sorangium aterium genome:
- a CDS encoding type I polyketide synthase — protein sequence MSDFYCVSLSPVHWPHPGVAVATARAGGVAVLDRELCGEPELPLARENLRLLVDHAPPGCPVGLRLRSDQIAASAELLSALEPRPHWLVICDWQDASARAALAALPPCRGRKLWLEIRDREGLDAAGALSFDGWLAKGRESGGFIGKESAFLLAQRLARQPRPFLVQGGIGLHSAAACRAAGAAGVVVDDQLLLLRESPLPERARASLSGLGSTDTVIVGERLGAPLRIAARPDLPGSQEVVRLAEELERKELDPEARRRAWVAGARALLGWDRPDRCALPLGHAAGRGAEYARKYATTGRFFRALRDAASGHLELARKHDVLAQDGPLARSHGTRYPIVQGPMTRVSDRAEFAAAVADGGALPLLALALLRRPQVDELLRATQERLGDRPWGVGILGFVPPEIRQEQLAAVAEVRPRHALIAGGRPDQAAELEAQGIPTYLHAPTPALLRTFLERGARRFVFEGAECGGHVGPLSSFALWDAMIDALLDEKTPDAEAVHVLFAGGIHDARSAAMVSAMAAPLAAAGLRVGVLMGTAYLFTAQAVASGAIAPRFQREALACDGTVTIETGPGHVIRCAPTPFVGEFQAAHDRMRREGQAAAAISASLEQLTLGRLRIASKGIERGEGGQLDAADDERQTARGLYMMGDVASLRSDIVEISSLHEEVSSGSRRALGGLVQASVEHVPRRAAEPARIAVIGAACLLPKAQRPEELWRNVLGKVDAIREIPPQRWDYRLYYDPDPRAEDKIYSKWGGFIDELPFDPLRYGIPPVSLRSISVAQLLALEVTRRALADAGYTSGGFDRENTAVIFAANGTADLEQAYVARGLLPLSVGRPAQAALARLPTWSEESYAGILANVIAGRVANSFDLRGPNMTVDAACGSSLAALDLAVTELVSGRSNVAVVGAVEIEQTPHGYLAFSKTRAFSPRGRASVFDAKADGIVISEGIGVLILKRLADAERDGDRIDAVIQAVAGSSDGKGMGLTAPKPAGQRIALERAYGRAGIDPATIGMYEAHGTGTAVGDRAEIETIAGVLRAAGAPPQRCAIGSVKSLLGHTRNAAGLVGVLKGLLALRHRVLPPHAGVDTPMDPLTSEDCPMYLLDEPQPWLAGPAPRRVGVSAFGFGGTNFHAVLEEYQGDFAAPALGAADWPHELVAVEAPDAPSLVAELEQLQRALRPGRDAVSLRDVAFTCALAALDGRARRASNAARAAVYIVADDREHLLGAVEQVLSRLRLHLESAREPEGSLPAHIHLRIAPCPEAGKTAFLFPGQGSQYPSMGREVALYFSEMRGAIELADLRLEGLLPARLSRFILPPAAFSEEAKERQRRELTATRIAQPAIGAISDGMLHIALRLGLRPDVLAGHSYGELTALRAAGALSREDWLALSETRGRLMEEVPSEPGTMAAVMLSRAELEPLLEAFPAVCIANHNAPEQCVVSGELGAMRAAVDALTAKGIRAQWLPVSSAFHSPLMRAVRAPFTAALERTAIAPPQIEVHANATGRPYPRDPSDVRALLAAQLEAPVDFVAQVRRMYEDGARTFVELGPKATLTGLVRRILDGQPHLAVSFDGAGGGLKGLLQAIASLGVAGVGLDLPALFAGRPCGRLDLRALAVDRPEAPLPAWRIDGGRLRRADEPVGLLGERPFLDHDTAPAVEVDDLLPEAGSGAGDIPLLAYREHQETMRRFLTMQERITTEFLLRLGGDGDGAALAPPPAPRLDGQAAPLAAPGASPPPPPSAALGGPTPSPAALAAAGAEERDLAPAMLKPAALRKTLTTLVSRRTGYPEDMLGLDQDMEGELGIDSIKRIEILETLLRELPQPVAARLRSSMDRLSRIRSMNGLVDVVSSEAAALPAGETGEGAPARPRNGAGAAGADLGSAAQAVGPGPGQAGEGADGGVPLPGSASPGGARAGACPRFVMRAERKALPDDPPAQLEGLFLVTEDDLGVGARLCALLAQRGARPIVIPRDALEESERIARHVAAARHEHGAVRGIVHVASLHRGAVDGLAAFRRGNRVQVKSLFYTAQACAGELAEARGEPLRIVAATLIGGSIEQGSLDGSASSAGCHGVLRCVAHEHPRTVAKVVGLDDALPRDAMASRILDELSRAPDDLEVSYLNGQRTVVSTAPAPLELAGERRDWEPGPGWVVLVTGGARGITAAIAARLARPDVRLILVGRSEIPEGDLQDEGSDDVEALRRRAILDMRSAGRDLLPAAIEAEIRSKRQARERRATLDSLRRRGAAVEYHAIDVRDEDRFQDLLTGVYRRFGRIDAVVHGAGVIEDQLLADKRPDSFDRVFDTKADSTFLLGQALRPDELKWCVLFSSISGRFGNRGQSDYAAANEVMSRLAAQLDARWPATRVVSIGWGPWREVGMAGEGVLRRLSAQGIVPVDVESGCGFFSEELSYGPKGDVVVVAGEGPWRHGGDAAGTSPSGQDAALPAEPRAGHATSSASDAG from the coding sequence ATGAGTGATTTTTATTGCGTATCGCTGTCACCAGTCCATTGGCCCCATCCCGGCGTCGCGGTCGCCACGGCGCGCGCCGGCGGCGTTGCGGTGCTGGATCGCGAGCTGTGCGGCGAGCCGGAGCTCCCGCTGGCGCGCGAGAACCTCCGCCTCCTCGTCGACCACGCGCCCCCGGGCTGCCCCGTCGGGCTCCGCCTCCGCTCGGACCAGATCGCCGCGAGCGCGGAGCTCCTCTCAGCGCTGGAGCCGCGCCCGCACTGGCTCGTGATCTGCGACTGGCAGGACGCCTCCGCACGCGCGGCGCTCGCCGCCCTGCCGCCGTGCCGCGGACGCAAGCTGTGGCTCGAGATCCGGGACCGCGAGGGGCTCGATGCCGCAGGCGCGCTCTCGTTCGACGGCTGGCTCGCGAAGGGGCGCGAGAGCGGCGGCTTCATCGGCAAGGAATCGGCGTTCCTGCTCGCGCAGCGGCTGGCCCGGCAGCCGCGCCCGTTCCTTGTCCAGGGCGGGATCGGCCTGCACAGCGCCGCCGCCTGCCGCGCCGCCGGCGCGGCGGGCGTCGTCGTCGACGACCAGCTCCTCCTGCTGCGTGAATCGCCGCTGCCGGAGCGCGCCCGCGCGAGCCTGTCCGGCCTGGGCAGCACCGATACCGTGATCGTGGGCGAGCGCCTGGGCGCGCCGCTCCGCATCGCAGCGCGCCCCGATCTGCCGGGCAGCCAGGAGGTCGTGCGGCTCGCGGAGGAGCTCGAGCGGAAGGAGCTCGACCCCGAGGCGCGACGCCGCGCCTGGGTCGCCGGGGCGCGCGCGCTCCTCGGGTGGGATCGGCCTGACCGCTGCGCCTTGCCGCTCGGCCATGCCGCCGGCAGGGGGGCCGAGTACGCCCGCAAGTACGCGACGACCGGGCGCTTTTTCCGCGCGCTGCGAGACGCCGCGTCCGGGCACCTCGAGCTCGCGCGAAAGCACGACGTGCTCGCGCAGGACGGCCCGCTCGCCCGCTCGCACGGCACCCGTTATCCCATCGTGCAAGGCCCCATGACGCGGGTCAGCGATCGGGCCGAGTTCGCGGCGGCGGTGGCCGACGGCGGCGCGCTCCCGCTGCTCGCGCTGGCGCTGTTGCGCCGCCCCCAGGTGGACGAGCTGCTCCGGGCGACCCAGGAGCGGCTCGGCGACCGGCCATGGGGCGTCGGGATCCTCGGCTTCGTTCCGCCGGAGATCCGACAAGAGCAGCTCGCCGCCGTCGCGGAGGTCCGGCCCCGCCATGCGCTCATCGCGGGGGGCAGGCCGGACCAGGCCGCCGAGCTCGAGGCGCAGGGGATCCCCACCTACCTCCACGCGCCGACGCCCGCGCTCCTGCGCACCTTCCTCGAGCGCGGCGCGCGGCGGTTCGTGTTCGAGGGCGCCGAGTGCGGCGGTCACGTCGGCCCGCTGAGCAGCTTCGCCCTGTGGGATGCGATGATCGACGCGCTGCTCGACGAGAAGACGCCCGACGCGGAGGCCGTTCACGTGCTGTTCGCGGGCGGCATCCACGACGCGCGCTCGGCCGCGATGGTGTCGGCGATGGCCGCTCCCCTCGCGGCCGCCGGGCTCCGCGTCGGCGTGCTGATGGGGACCGCGTATCTCTTCACCGCGCAGGCGGTCGCGAGCGGCGCGATCGCGCCGAGGTTCCAGCGAGAGGCGCTCGCCTGCGATGGCACCGTCACGATCGAGACGGGGCCGGGGCACGTCATCCGCTGCGCGCCCACACCCTTCGTGGGCGAGTTCCAGGCCGCCCACGACCGGATGCGGCGGGAGGGGCAGGCCGCGGCCGCGATCAGCGCGTCGCTCGAGCAACTGACGCTGGGCCGCCTGCGGATCGCGTCCAAGGGGATCGAGCGCGGCGAGGGCGGCCAGCTCGACGCGGCCGACGACGAGCGGCAGACGGCCCGCGGCCTCTACATGATGGGCGACGTCGCGTCGCTGCGCTCGGACATCGTCGAGATCTCGTCGCTGCACGAGGAGGTGTCCTCGGGCAGCCGGAGGGCGCTCGGCGGCCTCGTCCAGGCCTCGGTGGAGCACGTGCCGCGCCGCGCGGCGGAGCCCGCGCGCATCGCCGTGATCGGCGCGGCGTGCCTGCTGCCGAAGGCGCAACGGCCGGAGGAGCTCTGGCGGAACGTCCTCGGCAAGGTCGACGCCATCCGCGAGATCCCCCCGCAACGCTGGGACTATCGCCTCTACTACGACCCCGACCCGCGGGCGGAGGACAAGATCTACTCGAAGTGGGGCGGCTTCATCGACGAGCTCCCCTTCGACCCGCTGCGCTACGGGATCCCGCCCGTCTCGCTGAGATCGATCAGCGTGGCCCAGCTCCTCGCCCTGGAGGTGACCCGACGCGCGCTCGCGGACGCGGGGTACACCTCGGGGGGCTTCGATCGCGAGAACACCGCCGTGATTTTCGCGGCCAACGGCACGGCCGATCTCGAGCAGGCGTACGTGGCGCGCGGCCTCCTCCCGCTGAGCGTGGGCCGCCCAGCGCAGGCGGCCCTCGCGCGACTCCCCACGTGGTCGGAGGAGAGCTACGCCGGCATCCTCGCGAACGTCATCGCCGGGCGGGTCGCCAACTCGTTCGATCTGCGCGGCCCCAACATGACCGTCGACGCGGCCTGCGGCTCCTCCCTCGCGGCGCTCGATCTCGCGGTCACGGAGCTCGTCTCCGGTCGGTCCAACGTCGCCGTCGTCGGCGCCGTCGAGATCGAGCAGACCCCGCATGGGTACCTGGCCTTCAGCAAGACGAGGGCCTTCTCCCCGCGAGGCCGCGCGAGCGTGTTCGACGCCAAGGCCGACGGCATCGTGATCAGCGAGGGCATCGGCGTCCTGATCCTGAAGCGGCTCGCGGACGCGGAGCGCGACGGAGACCGCATCGACGCCGTGATCCAGGCCGTCGCCGGATCGAGCGACGGCAAGGGGATGGGGCTCACCGCGCCCAAGCCCGCCGGCCAGCGCATCGCGCTCGAGAGGGCCTACGGGCGGGCGGGCATCGATCCGGCCACGATCGGGATGTACGAGGCGCACGGCACCGGCACGGCCGTCGGCGATCGCGCCGAGATCGAGACGATCGCGGGCGTCCTCCGCGCCGCCGGGGCGCCGCCCCAGCGTTGCGCCATCGGGTCCGTGAAGTCTCTCCTCGGCCACACAAGGAACGCCGCGGGCCTGGTCGGCGTGCTCAAGGGGCTCCTCGCGCTCCGGCACCGCGTCCTGCCGCCCCACGCCGGCGTGGACACCCCGATGGATCCGCTCACGTCCGAGGACTGCCCGATGTACCTGCTGGACGAGCCGCAGCCCTGGCTCGCGGGGCCGGCGCCTCGACGCGTCGGCGTGAGCGCGTTCGGCTTCGGAGGGACGAACTTCCACGCAGTCCTGGAGGAGTACCAGGGCGACTTCGCGGCGCCCGCCCTCGGGGCCGCCGATTGGCCTCACGAGCTGGTCGCCGTCGAGGCCCCCGACGCGCCGTCGCTGGTCGCCGAGCTGGAGCAGCTGCAGCGCGCGCTCCGGCCGGGGCGCGACGCCGTGAGCCTCCGCGACGTCGCCTTCACCTGCGCGCTCGCGGCGCTCGATGGACGCGCGCGACGCGCCTCGAACGCGGCGCGCGCGGCCGTCTACATCGTCGCGGACGACCGCGAGCACCTCCTCGGCGCGGTCGAGCAGGTGCTCTCGCGTCTCCGTCTCCACCTCGAGTCCGCGCGCGAGCCAGAAGGCTCGTTGCCGGCCCACATCCACCTCCGGATCGCGCCCTGCCCGGAGGCTGGCAAGACGGCGTTCCTCTTCCCCGGGCAGGGCTCGCAGTACCCCTCGATGGGCCGCGAGGTCGCCCTGTACTTCTCCGAGATGCGGGGCGCCATCGAGCTCGCCGACCTTCGCCTCGAGGGCCTCCTGCCCGCTCGCCTGAGCCGCTTCATCCTGCCGCCGGCCGCGTTCTCCGAGGAAGCAAAGGAGCGGCAGCGCCGCGAGCTCACGGCCACGCGGATCGCGCAGCCAGCCATCGGGGCGATCAGCGACGGGATGCTGCATATCGCGCTTCGCCTCGGACTTCGCCCCGACGTGCTCGCCGGCCACAGCTATGGCGAGCTGACCGCGCTGCGCGCGGCGGGCGCCCTGTCGCGCGAGGACTGGCTCGCGCTCTCCGAGACGCGCGGGCGGCTCATGGAAGAGGTGCCCTCGGAGCCGGGCACGATGGCGGCGGTGATGCTCTCCCGGGCCGAGCTCGAGCCCCTCCTCGAGGCGTTCCCGGCGGTCTGCATCGCCAACCACAACGCGCCCGAGCAGTGCGTCGTCTCGGGCGAGCTGGGCGCGATGCGCGCCGCCGTCGACGCGCTGACCGCGAAGGGGATCCGCGCGCAGTGGCTCCCGGTGTCGAGCGCGTTCCACTCGCCCCTCATGCGCGCCGTCCGGGCCCCGTTCACCGCCGCCCTCGAGCGCACGGCGATCGCGCCGCCGCAGATCGAGGTCCACGCCAACGCGACCGGCCGCCCGTATCCGCGCGATCCCTCGGACGTCCGCGCGCTCCTCGCGGCGCAGCTCGAGGCCCCCGTCGACTTCGTCGCGCAGGTCCGGCGGATGTACGAGGACGGCGCGCGGACCTTCGTCGAGCTCGGGCCGAAGGCCACGCTGACCGGCCTCGTCCGGCGGATCCTCGACGGGCAGCCGCACTTGGCCGTCAGCTTCGACGGCGCCGGGGGCGGCCTGAAGGGTCTCTTGCAGGCGATCGCGTCGCTCGGCGTCGCTGGCGTCGGGCTCGACCTGCCGGCGCTGTTCGCCGGGCGGCCCTGCGGTCGGCTCGACCTCCGCGCGCTCGCGGTCGACCGTCCTGAGGCTCCGCTCCCCGCGTGGCGCATCGACGGCGGGCGCCTCCGCCGCGCCGACGAGCCCGTGGGCCTTCTCGGTGAGCGCCCGTTCCTCGATCACGACACCGCCCCCGCGGTCGAGGTCGACGACCTGCTTCCGGAGGCCGGCTCCGGCGCCGGGGACATCCCGCTCCTCGCCTACCGCGAGCACCAGGAGACGATGCGCCGGTTCCTGACGATGCAGGAGCGGATCACCACGGAGTTCCTCCTCCGGCTCGGCGGCGACGGGGACGGGGCTGCGCTCGCTCCGCCTCCGGCCCCGCGGCTGGACGGCCAGGCCGCCCCGCTCGCGGCGCCCGGTGCGTCGCCGCCTCCGCCGCCGTCCGCAGCGCTCGGTGGCCCCACGCCGTCGCCCGCGGCGCTCGCGGCAGCGGGTGCGGAGGAGCGGGACCTGGCGCCCGCGATGCTCAAGCCGGCGGCGCTGCGGAAGACGCTCACCACCCTGGTCAGCCGCCGGACGGGCTACCCGGAGGACATGCTCGGCCTTGACCAGGACATGGAGGGGGAGCTCGGAATCGACTCCATCAAGCGGATCGAGATCCTGGAGACGCTGCTGCGCGAGCTCCCGCAGCCGGTGGCCGCGCGGCTCCGGTCGTCGATGGACCGGCTCTCCCGGATCCGGTCGATGAACGGCCTCGTCGACGTCGTGTCGAGCGAAGCTGCGGCGCTGCCCGCCGGCGAGACGGGCGAGGGCGCACCGGCGCGGCCGCGCAACGGCGCAGGCGCTGCCGGCGCGGACCTCGGTTCGGCGGCGCAGGCCGTCGGCCCCGGCCCGGGCCAGGCCGGTGAGGGCGCCGACGGCGGTGTGCCCCTCCCGGGCTCCGCCTCACCCGGCGGCGCGCGGGCGGGGGCGTGCCCTCGTTTTGTCATGCGCGCCGAGCGCAAGGCGCTGCCCGACGATCCGCCGGCGCAGCTCGAGGGGCTCTTCCTGGTGACCGAGGACGACCTGGGCGTCGGCGCGCGCCTGTGCGCCCTGCTGGCGCAGCGCGGGGCCAGACCGATCGTGATCCCGCGCGATGCGCTCGAGGAGTCCGAGCGCATCGCGCGCCATGTCGCCGCCGCGCGCCACGAGCACGGCGCGGTGCGCGGGATCGTACACGTCGCGTCCCTCCACCGCGGCGCCGTAGACGGGCTCGCCGCGTTCCGGCGCGGCAACCGGGTACAGGTGAAGAGCCTGTTCTACACCGCGCAAGCCTGCGCCGGCGAGCTGGCCGAGGCGCGGGGCGAGCCCCTGCGGATCGTGGCTGCAACGCTGATCGGGGGCAGCATCGAGCAGGGCAGCCTCGACGGATCTGCGTCCAGCGCCGGTTGCCACGGCGTCCTGCGGTGCGTGGCGCACGAGCACCCCCGCACCGTCGCCAAGGTGGTCGGGCTCGACGACGCGCTGCCGCGCGACGCCATGGCGAGCCGCATCCTCGACGAGCTGTCGCGCGCGCCGGACGATCTCGAGGTGAGCTATCTGAACGGCCAGCGGACGGTCGTGTCCACCGCGCCCGCGCCGCTCGAGCTCGCCGGGGAGCGCCGCGACTGGGAGCCGGGCCCCGGCTGGGTCGTCCTGGTGACCGGCGGAGCGCGCGGCATTACCGCGGCGATCGCGGCCCGGCTTGCCCGTCCGGACGTCCGGCTGATCCTTGTCGGGCGGTCCGAGATCCCCGAGGGGGATCTCCAGGACGAAGGCAGCGATGATGTCGAGGCGCTGCGCCGGCGCGCCATCCTCGACATGCGGAGCGCGGGGCGCGACCTGCTGCCCGCCGCGATCGAGGCCGAGATCAGGAGCAAGCGGCAGGCGAGGGAGCGCCGCGCCACGCTCGATTCCCTGCGCCGGCGCGGCGCCGCCGTGGAGTACCACGCGATCGACGTGCGCGACGAGGATCGCTTCCAGGACCTGCTCACCGGCGTGTATCGTCGTTTCGGCCGGATCGATGCGGTCGTCCACGGCGCCGGTGTCATCGAGGAC
- a CDS encoding class I SAM-dependent methyltransferase: MLTDQIQTVELLDHAPPYSEAFLAARGLVGLNVGCAFWNLRPACVNIDLLKVETHRGQATEYGRIAILDGRAHYLEYDVTTPIPLPDASFEWLHSEHLIEHISQEGAIRFLKEAHRLLKPGGVLRISTPDLAIYVEGYRDPARTFFNKHARIIEQLGRMYPEAGSDAFPEVQRRPAWMVNQIFKYWGHQWIYDFEEMVYVLREAGFDEKSIERCSFRRGRAPKVAEIDLVMHRDETLYVEAIRT, from the coding sequence ATGCTCACTGATCAGATCCAAACGGTCGAGTTGTTGGATCATGCGCCTCCGTACTCGGAGGCCTTCCTTGCGGCGCGGGGGCTCGTGGGCCTCAACGTCGGGTGCGCCTTCTGGAACCTCAGGCCTGCCTGCGTGAACATCGATCTCCTGAAGGTGGAGACGCACAGGGGCCAGGCCACCGAATATGGCCGGATCGCGATCCTCGATGGCCGTGCCCACTACCTGGAGTACGACGTCACGACGCCCATCCCCCTGCCCGACGCGTCCTTCGAGTGGCTCCACTCGGAGCACCTCATCGAGCACATCTCGCAGGAAGGCGCGATCCGGTTCTTGAAGGAGGCGCACCGCCTGCTGAAGCCCGGCGGGGTGCTCCGCATCTCCACGCCCGACCTCGCGATCTACGTCGAGGGCTACCGGGACCCGGCGCGGACGTTCTTCAACAAACACGCGCGGATCATCGAGCAGCTCGGAAGGATGTACCCCGAGGCAGGCAGCGATGCTTTCCCCGAGGTGCAGCGCCGGCCGGCGTGGATGGTGAACCAGATCTTCAAGTACTGGGGTCACCAGTGGATCTACGACTTCGAGGAGATGGTGTACGTGCTCCGCGAGGCAGGGTTCGACGAGAAGTCGATCGAGCGGTGCTCCTTCCGGCGCGGGAGGGCCCCGAAGGTGGCCGAGATCGATCTCGTCATGCACCGTGACGAGACGCTGTACGTGGAGGCGATCCGGACCTGA
- a CDS encoding dienelactone hydrolase family protein: MPQKVSFPAILGGQGMGEIALPEREDKAPAVVLLHEWWGLNDHVRATMERLAEAGFVALALDLYHGKVTDDPSEASQLIHALDWSRALLEISGAVYYFLAEHERVNGKIGAVGFSMGGAFCFSAAATIPRLAAAVPFYGIPGQATDYTRVKAPILAHFAARDTWAKPALARAIQKELTACGQPMELHVYDADHAFMNDTRPEAYHPQAAHLAWARTIEFLRRHLGSAE, from the coding sequence ATGCCTCAGAAGGTCTCGTTTCCTGCGATCCTCGGAGGGCAGGGCATGGGAGAGATCGCGCTGCCGGAGCGGGAGGATAAGGCGCCGGCGGTCGTCCTCCTTCACGAGTGGTGGGGGCTCAACGATCATGTCCGCGCCACCATGGAGCGGCTCGCCGAGGCGGGCTTCGTCGCGCTCGCGCTCGACCTCTACCACGGCAAGGTCACGGACGATCCGAGCGAGGCAAGCCAGCTGATCCATGCGCTCGACTGGTCGCGCGCCCTCCTCGAGATCTCCGGCGCGGTCTATTATTTCCTGGCCGAGCACGAGCGCGTCAACGGCAAGATCGGCGCTGTCGGCTTCTCCATGGGCGGCGCGTTCTGCTTCTCCGCGGCCGCCACCATCCCGAGGCTCGCGGCAGCGGTGCCTTTCTACGGCATTCCTGGCCAGGCGACCGACTATACCAGGGTGAAGGCCCCGATCCTCGCCCACTTCGCGGCGCGGGACACGTGGGCGAAGCCTGCCCTCGCCAGGGCGATCCAGAAGGAGCTCACGGCGTGCGGGCAGCCGATGGAGCTCCACGTCTACGACGCGGACCACGCCTTCATGAACGACACGCGCCCCGAGGCCTACCACCCGCAGGCGGCCCACCTCGCGTGGGCTCGGACGATCGAGTTTCTCCGCAGGCACCTCGGCTCGGCGGAGTGA
- a CDS encoding MFS transporter yields the protein MPAWLNQLLPILLLLTAIAVVMRRLPKIDLGHSEEFRRRRFFNWFPLGLTYAFLYMGRYNLSANAPELGALHLVSKQEFGNIDGWGSAVYGVAFLLNGPLTDRWGGRATILLAAGGSALMNVLLGVAVRFAQEGQLDHSTAITAMTALFSANMYFQSFGAVSIVKVNAPWFHVRERGMLGGIFGILISLGLYFAYDWSRFIAKHLPMPWVFHIPALLLLGFLALDVFLIRDTPGQAGFRDFDTADASSGDTGERSGAIEVARRMFSQRVIWIIVAIEFCSGFLRNAVMKWYLIFADKTGLKGFVSAHWGMLLCIAGILGGVFAGFISDHVFDSRRGPVASVLYAGLVFGAVIVLFTLSFPIAGWTVVFMSLCVIGVHGMLSGTASMDFGGRKNAGVATGIIDGFVYLGTAAQSFLYGSILPSGDAAKHPGNWMSWPAAMLPVALVGFALATRVWNARPARHAAAR from the coding sequence ATGCCTGCGTGGCTCAATCAGCTGCTGCCGATCCTGCTCCTGCTCACGGCCATCGCGGTCGTCATGCGGCGGCTGCCGAAGATCGATCTCGGGCACTCGGAGGAGTTCCGGCGCCGGCGGTTCTTCAACTGGTTTCCGCTCGGGCTCACGTACGCCTTCCTCTACATGGGGCGGTACAACCTCTCCGCCAACGCGCCGGAGCTCGGAGCGCTGCACCTCGTCAGCAAGCAGGAGTTCGGGAACATCGACGGCTGGGGCTCGGCCGTTTATGGGGTCGCCTTCCTGCTGAACGGGCCGCTCACCGACCGGTGGGGCGGGCGCGCCACCATCCTGCTCGCCGCGGGCGGATCCGCGCTCATGAACGTCCTCTTGGGCGTGGCCGTCCGGTTCGCTCAGGAAGGGCAGCTCGACCACAGCACCGCCATCACCGCGATGACGGCGCTCTTCTCCGCCAACATGTATTTCCAGAGCTTCGGCGCCGTATCCATCGTCAAGGTGAACGCGCCATGGTTCCACGTCCGCGAGCGCGGGATGCTCGGCGGCATCTTTGGCATCCTGATCTCGCTCGGGCTCTACTTCGCCTACGACTGGAGTCGATTCATCGCCAAACACCTGCCGATGCCGTGGGTGTTCCACATCCCCGCGCTGCTGCTGCTCGGCTTTTTGGCGCTCGATGTCTTCCTCATCCGCGACACGCCGGGCCAGGCGGGGTTCCGGGACTTCGACACCGCCGACGCGTCCTCGGGCGACACAGGCGAGCGCTCGGGGGCGATCGAGGTCGCGCGGCGCATGTTCTCGCAGCGGGTCATCTGGATCATCGTCGCCATCGAGTTCTGCAGCGGCTTCCTCCGCAACGCCGTCATGAAATGGTATCTCATCTTCGCCGACAAGACCGGGCTCAAGGGCTTCGTGTCGGCGCACTGGGGCATGCTCCTCTGCATCGCCGGCATCCTGGGCGGGGTGTTCGCCGGCTTCATCTCCGATCATGTCTTCGATTCGCGCCGCGGCCCGGTGGCCTCGGTGCTCTACGCAGGCCTCGTGTTCGGCGCGGTCATCGTCCTCTTCACGCTGAGCTTCCCCATCGCCGGGTGGACCGTCGTGTTCATGTCCCTCTGCGTGATCGGCGTCCACGGCATGCTGTCCGGGACCGCGAGCATGGATTTCGGCGGGAGGAAGAACGCCGGCGTGGCGACTGGCATCATCGACGGCTTCGTCTACCTGGGCACGGCGGCGCAGTCGTTCCTCTACGGGAGCATCCTGCCCTCGGGGGACGCGGCGAAGCACCCGGGGAACTGGATGTCATGGCCCGCTGCCATGCTCCCGGTCGCGCTCGTCGGCTTCGCGCTGGCGACCCGCGTGTGGAACGCGCGGCCCGCGCGGCACGCAGCGGCGCGCTGA